GCCATGGCAAGGAGTTGTCCGGGGAGCGCACACGGGGTCACAGGCGGTGGTTTTCCGGATGTGGCCAGGGAGGACGGGCGCTCAGATCAGCACGCCGGACCACCCGGCACCACCCGGGTTTGGCTGTGGACGGCTCCAACGAGACACCCGGCGACGCCCGGTAATCTCGCCCAGTGTGACGTGGGCGAACGGCCGGACCATGCGAGCAGCGGGAATCCTACCCGCGCTGGCACTGGGCCTCGCCATCCTGGTTCCGGCGGCGGCCGCGCCGACGCCGGTGGCCGCCGCGCCGAACCCCACGCCCACCCCCACCGCGAGCCGGACGCCGCCGAAGTCTCCCACCCCGCCGGCCACGTCGCGGACCGGCGAGGACCCCGGGGACACCGGAGATACGGGGGACACCGGAGACGGCGCCGGTGAGGGGAACGCGCCGGTCAACCCCAGCCGCTACCAGAACAACGACTGCCGAAACCAGTTCGCCGGTCCCGCGGCCGACGCCGGGCAGCCCTGGGCACAGAGCCGCCTCCAACTGGACCGGCTGACCCCCTTCGCCACCGGGCGCGGCGTCACCGTCGCCGTGGTCGACACCGGCGTCGACTTCCGCAGCCGCCAGCTCACGTCCTCCCGCGCGCCGCACGCGGCCAGCTTCGTGCAGGACGAGGACACCCCGATCCCGCCGTGGCGCGACTGCGCACCGACCGGCCACGGCACCCTCGTCGCGGGCATCATCGCCGCCCGGGAGATGCCGGGGGCCGGACTGCGCGGCGTGGCACCACTCGCCTCCATCCTGTCCGTACGGGTCGCGCCCGGACCGGAGCAGGGTTCGGCCGCCGCGCTCGCCGACGGCATCCGGTACGCCGCCGACAACGGCGCCGACGTCATCAACGTGTCCGTCGTCACCGGCAACGAGTACGACCCGCTCGGGCGAGCCGTCCGCCACGCCCTGGACAAGGGTGTGGTGGTGGTCACCGCCGCCGGGAACACCGGGGGCAACCAGGGCAACGCCGAACAGTGGCCGGCGGAGTTCGCGGCGGAGAAGGGGTACGAGGGCCTGATCGTGGTCGGCGCGGTCGACGAGCAGGGCAAGGTCGCCGACTTCAGCACCACGTCGGTCCCGGTGTCCGTCGTCGCACCCGGCACCAACCTCACCAGCACCGCTCCGGTGAGCAACTACCAGCGAGGACAGCAGGGGACGAGCTTCGCGGCGCCGTTCGTCACCGGTCTCGCCGCGCTGCTGGTGGAGAAGTACCACCACAAGCTGACGCCGGTGCAGGTCAAGCGGCTGATCGAGGACACCGCCGACCATCCGGGCCTGGACCTTCCGGACCGAAGCTACGGCTACGGGATGGTCAATCCGTACGAGGCGCTGACGCAGCTGCTCCCCGAGCCTGAAACCACCCGGCGGCCGGAGACCGGTCCGGCGATCGCGCCGCTTCCCTCGCTCGCCGCGACCGACTCCACGCCGCGCACGGTCGCGCTCGGCGTCGGCGGTGGCGCGGTCGCCCTCACGCTGCTCGTGCTCGCCGGGGTCACGGTGGCCCGGCGGGGGCGGGCTCGCGGCTGGCGCCCCGGCCCGGACGCGGACGCCGGCGCCGGCCGCTAGGGCGTGCCCCCAGCAGGGCCGGTCAGGGGAGCGGCTCGTCGGTGGTGCTCTTGACGTACGCGGTCTGGATCAGCCGGGTGCCGAGACGGCGGCTCACCAGCGTGCCGCGGCCGGGCGGCAGCGGCGCACCCCGGACTCCACCCCACAGCTGGCCCTCCTCCTTGCTGCCGGACATGATCAGGCCCGGGTTGCCCATGTCCCGGATGCGCTGGACGATCGGGTCGTACATCACCCGGCCGGCGCCGCCGAAGCCACGGGCGATGATCACGTGCAGGCCGATGTCGCGGGCCTGGCTCACCAGGTCGGTGATCGGAGCGAGCGGGTTGCCGGAGGAGGTGGCGACCAGCTCGTAGTCGTCCACGATGAGGTAGAGGTCCGAGCCCTGCCACCAGGACCGGTTGCGCAGCTGCTCGGGGGTGACGTCCGGACCGGGCAGCCGCTTACGCAGGGCCGCGCCGACGTCCTTGAGCAGCGATGTCGCGGCGTCGGAGGACGCGGCGTACCCGATCAGGTGGTCACCGCTCACCGCGTCCAGCAGCGCACGGCGGTAGTCGATCATGATCAGCCGCGCCTCGTTGGGCGGGTGCCGGTCGACGACGCCGCGGGCGATGACCTCCAGCAGGTTGGACTTGCCGCACTCGTTGGACCCGAACACCACCAGGTGCGGCTCCTCGTCGAGGTTGAGGTAGACCGGCGCCAGCTCGTCCTCGTCGATGCCGATGGGGACACCCGGCCGCGGGTCGGCACCCACCTGCGGCAGGCGCTGCAGCGGAAGCTCCTCCGGCAGCAGCCGCACCGGCGGCGCCGCCGGCCCCTGCCAGGCGTCAGCAATCGCGGCGACCATCGCGTGCACACCTTCGGCGACGTCCTCGGCGTCCTCCGCCCCGTCGATGCGGGGCAGCGCGCCGAGGAAGTGCAGTTGCTCCGGCGAGAGCCCGCGGCCCGGCCGGTTGGCGGGGACGTTGGCAGCGGCCCTGCGGTCGATCTCGGAGTCGTACGGGTCGCCGACCTTCAGCTCCAGCCGGGTCTGGATGAGGTCCTTGATCGCCATCCGGAACTCCGACCACTTGTTGGCCGTGGCGACCACGTGGATGCCGAACCCGAGCCCGCGGGCGGCCAGCGTGGTGACCGCGGACTCGACGGCCTCGTGGTCGGCCCGGACCGTCCCCCACCCGTCGACGACGAGGAACACGTCGGCGGCGAACCGGTCCGGCTGGATCCGGCCCGACCGGCGCATCCGGCGGTAGGTGGCGATCGAGTCGATGCCGGCGTCGGTGAAGGCGCGCTCGCGCTGCTCCAGCAGGGTGGTCAGCTCGCCGACGGTGCGCCGGATCGCGTCCGCGTCGAGCCGGGTCGCGACCCCACCCACGTGCGGCAGCCCGAGCAGGGCCGACAGTGTGCCGCCGCCGAAGTCCAGGCAGTAGAACGCCACCTCGTCGAGCCGGTGGGTGAGGGAGTACGACGCGATCAGGCTGCGCAGCAGCGTGCTCTTGCCGGACTGCGGGCCGCCGACGATGCCGACGTGCCCGCCCGCCCCGGCCAGGTCGAGCCACATCGGGTCCCGGCGCTGGTAGTACGGCTTGTCCACCAGCGCGACCGGGGCGCGCAGCAACCCACGGCCCTCCCAGTCGACGGTCAGGCCGTTGTCGGGGCTGACCGTGAGCGGGCCGGGCAGGAGCGAGTCGAGCGTCGGAGGCGTGTCCAGCGGAGGCAGCCACACCTGGTGCGCGGCCCGGCCCATGGACCTCAACTGGTCGACCACCAGGTCGATCAGCACCCGAGCCTCGGGCCGCTCCTGCTGGGGGTAGGCCGGCACCTCCTCCGGCTCCGGATCCACCGGCACCTGCACGATCTCGGGCTCGACGTAGTCGGTGGTGTAGGCGGTGATCCGCGGCACCCAGCGCCGCTCGCCCGGCTTCGGCGGCGGCTTGCGTCCCGGTCCGGCGGCCAGCGCCGACGGCTCGTACGTCCCACCGACGTAGGCGGCCTTGAAGCGGACCAGCCCTTCCGTACCGACCTTGAGGTAACCGCCGCCGGGCTCGCGCGGCAGCTCGTAGGCGTCGGGGACGCCGAGCACGACCCGGCTCTCACCGGCGGAGAAGGTCCGCAGGCCGACGCGGTAGGACAGGTGGGTGTCGAGCCCGCGCAGCTTGCCCTCCTCCAGCCGCTGGGAGGCCAGCAGCAGGTGGACACCGAGGCTGCGGCCGAGCCGGCCGATCATCACGAACAGCTCGATGAACTCCGGCTTCGCCGACAGCAGCTCGCTGAACTCGTCGACCACGATCCACAGCGACGGCATCGGCTCCAGCGGCTTGCCCTTGGCGCGGTCGTCCTCGTAGTCGCGCAGCGAGCCGTAGTTGCCGGCCTGCCGGAGCAGCTCCTGGCGGCGGTTCAGCTCACCGGCCAGGGCGTCCTGCATCCGGTCGACCAGGATCAGCTCCTCCTCGAGGTTGGTGATGACCGCGGAGACGTGCGGCAGGCTGTCCAGGCCGAGGAACGTCGCGCCGCCCTTGAAGTCGACGAGGACGAGGTTGAGCGCGTCGGGGGAGTGCGTGACGGCCAGGCCGAGCACGAACGTGCGCAGCACCTCGCTCTTGCCCGAGCCGGTGGCGCCGATGACCAGGCCGTGCGGGCCCATACCGCCCTGGGCGGACTCCTTGATGTCCAGCTCCACCGGCTGGCCGTCGGGGGTGAGCCCGAACGGGATGCGCAACCGGTCGTGGCGCGGCCGCGGTTGCCAGATGACGTCGGGGTCGAGGTGGTTGGCGTCGGGGATGCCGAGCAGGCTCATCAGCTCCAACTCGTACTGCGGCTTCTCCTCCTCCACCTCCGCCTGCTCCTCGACCACGCCGGTCGGCCCGACCAGCGCCGACCGCAGCGGGGCGAGCTGGCGGGCGAACGACTCGGCCTGGGCCACGGTCAGCTCGTCGGGCCGGCCGAGCAGGCTCTCCTTGCCGCCCGTGTCCAGGTCGTCGTCGGAACTCGCGGCGACGTGGAACACCTGGTCGGCGGTGAGCCGCAGCCGCATCACGCCGTCGCCGGACCGGCGGACGGCGTTGCCGGTGAGGTCGATCACCGTCACGCCCTGCGCCGGCGCGCTGAGGAACCGCGAGTCGGTGCTGGCGTGCCCGCCGTCGACCAGGACGACCACGTGCGGCTGGTCGGTGAGCGGCTTGCCGTTGGCGGAGAAGAACGGGCGGTTGGCCAGCTCGGGCGCCAGCAGGCGTTCGAGCTCGACCAGCGACGAGGTGACCAGCCGCACCTGGCCGGCGCCGTCGGTGGCGGTGGGGTGCAACGCGTGCGGCAGCCACTTGAGCCAGTCCCAGTCGGCCCGCCGGTCCGGCGCCAGGCAGGACGCGACGACGAACTCGTGCGGCGCGTGGAAGGCGGCGAGGTGCGCGACCATCGCCCGGGCCAGGCCGCGGACCGCCTGCGGGTCGCCGTCCAGGCGTACGTGCGCGAAACCGCGCAGGGACACGGCGACCGGCACGTCGGGAACGGTGCGGTAGGTGGCGATGAACCGGCGCAGGGCGCCCGCGGCGACGGGCTCGAGATCCTCCACCGGCTTGGTCTCCGGCGCGATCAGCTGCAGGACGAACCGCTGGACGCCCTTGGCGACGCGTACGTGCCCGAAGTCGCGGTCGGCCGGCCGGCGTTCCCACAGCCGCCGGCTCAGCGGCAGCACCCACAGGCTGTCGGGCTCGGGATAGCGCCACTCCAGCGCCTCGCGCTGCCGGTTGGCGGCGGTGCGGACCCGTCTGCGGAGCTGGCCGAGGTAGCGGAGATAGTCGCGCCGGCTGCCGTCGACCTGGTGCTTGCGCTCGCCGTTCTTGCCACCGCTGCCGAGCTGGCTGACGTACATCCCCACCATGGACACGGCCATCGTGCCGCTCATCAGCAGCCGCATGGAGTTGTTGCCGGTGGAGCCGCTGGACAGCATGAACGCCATCACCGCGCCGCCGCCGAGCATGGGCAGGATGCCGAACATCTTCTGCATCGCCCCGCCGGGCGTCGCCTCGGGCAGCTCCGGCGGCGCCTCGAACAGCACCTCCCCCTTGGGCATCGCCGGCGGCTGCCGACGGCCGGGGCGACGGTAGAGCACCGTGCTCACTGCGCAACCCCTCTCAGCCGGACCGTCGGGTGCGGTGGATGTGCGGTCGGTGGGTGTCGGACAATGGCAGACAATACGACCCGGCACGGACAGCCCACTCGGGCGTCGGCCAGGCCCTCCGCTCCAGGCTGCCCCAGCGCGATGAGGAGATCAACAGTGGACGCGAACAGCGGCGTGGAGCTCTGCCGCGTCACCGTCGTCGCCCCGCGCACCCGGATGGACCTCGCCCTGCCCACCGACACCCCGCTGGCCGACCTGTTGCCGACCCTGCTGCGGTACGCCGGGGAGAACCCCGACGACCCGGCCTTCCTGCGCGGCGGGTGGGTGCTGCAGCGGCTCGGCGAGTCCTCCTTCGACCCGTCGCTGCACCTGTCCGGCCTGGGCGTACGCGACGGCGACGTGCTCCACCTGCGCCACCGCGAGGGGGCCATCCCGGAGTTCGCGTTCGACGACGTGGCCGACGCGGTCGCGGTGGCCACCCGGGAGCGGCGGGCCGCCTGGCAGCCGTCCGACGCACGGACGACCGCCCTGGCGGTGGCCGGCACGTTCTTCGCGCTGGGCGCGCTGGTGGCGCTGACCACCGGACCCTCCTGGGTGCTCCAGTCGGTGGTGGCGGTGGTCGCCGCGGTCGGCCTGGTCGGCGGCGGTACGGCGATGTCGCGGGCCTTCGGTCAGCCGGACGCCGGCGTGCTGCTGGCCGCGGCGGGGGTCGGCTACGCCGGCGTCGGCGGCCTGCTCGTTCTCGGCGGCGACCACCGGCTCGGCGACTTCGGCGCACCGCAGGCACTGGTCGGGTGCGCGCTGGTGCTGGTGCTGGCGACGGTCTCGGCGTTCGCGGTGGCGGCCGGATGGGACGGCTTCCTCGGAGTCGCGGCGATCGCGCTGGTCGGCGCACTCGCCGCGGCGGCGGTGCTGGTCCTGTCCGCCTCCGCCGGGGTGGTCGCCGCCGCCACGGTGGCGCTCGCCCTGGGCCTGATGCCGTTCCTGCCGACGATCTGCGCCCGGCTCGCCCAGCTACCGCTGCCCCAGCTGCCGACCAGTTCGGAGGACCTGCGCCGGCAGTCCGGCGTGCTGCCGGGGCCGACCGTCCTGCAGCAGGCCGTCGTCGCCGACCGGCTGGTGGCCGCGCTGATCGCCGCCACCACCACGGTGTGCGCGGTCGGCGCGGTCTACCTCACCCGGCAGCCGGGCTGGTTCGGCCCGGCGCTGGTCGGTGTCACCGGGCTGGCGTTGGTCCTTCGGTCGCGGCACTTCCGGGGCCGTACGCACCGGCGGTGGCTGGTGTGCGGCGGGGTGGCCTGCGCCGCGCTGCTGGTCTGGCGGCTGGCGACCGGAGGGGCGGGAGCCGGCACGGTCCTCGCGGTGGGCGTCCCGTGCCTGCTCGTCGCCGCCGCACTCGGCGCCTGGGCGGTCAACGCCCCGGGCCGGCGGCTGTCGCCGTACTGGGCCCGCTACACCGACCTGTTCGAGGTGCTGGTCCTGCTCACGGTCGTGCCGCTGGCGTTCGGTGCGATGGGCGTGTACGACGCGATCATCGCCCTGCTGTCCTGAGTTCCTGAGTCTTCGGCCCGGCGGCCGTCGGCCCTCGGCCCTCGGCGCGGTCAGTGGCCGCCAAACAACCGTTGCTCCGTGCCGCTCAGCCCGAGCTGCCCGAACGCCAGCTGGCCGGCGGCCGCCACGGCGACGACGTCCGGCGGCATCTGGGTGAGCCAGCCGGCGCGGTCCCTGGCCAGGCCGAAGCCACGCCGGGCCACGTCGGCGGCGGGCGGCTCCACCCGCTGCGCGATCAGCAGGTCCGAGGACCGCAGCCGCTGCTCGTCGGTGGGCTCGAGGTCGGTCTGCACCGAGATGAACGTCTGCCAGTCGCCCTGCTCCCACCGCGGCAGCGCCTGGTGGTCGCGGGTGGCGTCGATGACCAGCGACGGCCGGGCGAGGCTGCCGGTGGCGCTCACCCGCGCACCCGTCGGCAGCACCGTCAGCCAGGACGGCCCGCGCGGAACCGCCGCCACCAGCCGACCCCAGGCGGCCACCGCGTCGGTGACCACGGTGACGTGGGCGCCGACCGCGATCGCGCGGTAGGCGACGAGCTGGGCCAGCCGGCCGCGGGACACCACGCAGATGCGCACCGGGTCGCTGCGGAACAGCCGGACGACCAGCGCGCCGGCCTTCCCCGAACCCAGCACCAGCCCGGCCGGCGGCAGCGTGAGCGTGGTGTCGTCGAGGTCGTCCACCCGGGTCTCGTGCGCCTGCACCTGGGGGAGGTGGGTCGGGTGCGGCTGGTGTGTTCGGCGGGTCACCGGGCGCCGCCTCCCATCGGGATCGTGGCGATCAGGCCGGGGGTCTGCTCGCCGTCCAGCCGGACGATCCCGATCCGGGACCGGGCACCTGCCTTGGTGAGCTGACGGAACGCCGTACGCGCGAGCTTGGCGTCGTCGGCCACCACCCGTACGAACGTGGTGGTCCGCACGGTCCGGTCCGGCGCCCAGGTGAGGGCGAGCGAGGCGACGGCGGACTGGACCGGCAGCCCGGCCATCGCCGCCAGCACGCGGGACAGCGACGGAATCCCCGTCCGCGGCCAGCTCCGCAGCCAGCCGCTGACGTGGGCGGCACCGTCGCAGCTCCAGCCGCGCCAGGACTCGGTCGTACGCCGCTCGCGGGGGGCGCCGGTCGCGCGCTGGGCGTCGACGCCGAGGGTGAGGTCGAGGACCTCGCGTAGCTCCGACTCGTCCAGCGGACGGCAGGGCAGCCCGGAGGAGGACAGCACCTTGGTTGCCCAGCCGACGGTGGTACGCAGCGCCCTGCTCACCGCGTCCACGTCGGTTCCGTCCAGCGTCACCGACGTGCCGTCCCGGCTCGGCTCCAGCCGGAGGGCGACCCACCAGGACGTCGCCGCCGGGGTGGACCGGCCGCTGATCTCGGCGTACGACGCGCCGAGCTGGGCGGCGTAGGCACCCAACGTCGGCGCGGGC
This Actinopolymorpha cephalotaxi DNA region includes the following protein-coding sequences:
- a CDS encoding S8 family serine peptidase; the encoded protein is MRAAGILPALALGLAILVPAAAAPTPVAAAPNPTPTPTASRTPPKSPTPPATSRTGEDPGDTGDTGDTGDGAGEGNAPVNPSRYQNNDCRNQFAGPAADAGQPWAQSRLQLDRLTPFATGRGVTVAVVDTGVDFRSRQLTSSRAPHAASFVQDEDTPIPPWRDCAPTGHGTLVAGIIAAREMPGAGLRGVAPLASILSVRVAPGPEQGSAAALADGIRYAADNGADVINVSVVTGNEYDPLGRAVRHALDKGVVVVTAAGNTGGNQGNAEQWPAEFAAEKGYEGLIVVGAVDEQGKVADFSTTSVPVSVVAPGTNLTSTAPVSNYQRGQQGTSFAAPFVTGLAALLVEKYHHKLTPVQVKRLIEDTADHPGLDLPDRSYGYGMVNPYEALTQLLPEPETTRRPETGPAIAPLPSLAATDSTPRTVALGVGGGAVALTLLVLAGVTVARRGRARGWRPGPDADAGAGR
- the eccCa gene encoding type VII secretion protein EccCa; its protein translation is MSTVLYRRPGRRQPPAMPKGEVLFEAPPELPEATPGGAMQKMFGILPMLGGGAVMAFMLSSGSTGNNSMRLLMSGTMAVSMVGMYVSQLGSGGKNGERKHQVDGSRRDYLRYLGQLRRRVRTAANRQREALEWRYPEPDSLWVLPLSRRLWERRPADRDFGHVRVAKGVQRFVLQLIAPETKPVEDLEPVAAGALRRFIATYRTVPDVPVAVSLRGFAHVRLDGDPQAVRGLARAMVAHLAAFHAPHEFVVASCLAPDRRADWDWLKWLPHALHPTATDGAGQVRLVTSSLVELERLLAPELANRPFFSANGKPLTDQPHVVVLVDGGHASTDSRFLSAPAQGVTVIDLTGNAVRRSGDGVMRLRLTADQVFHVAASSDDDLDTGGKESLLGRPDELTVAQAESFARQLAPLRSALVGPTGVVEEQAEVEEEKPQYELELMSLLGIPDANHLDPDVIWQPRPRHDRLRIPFGLTPDGQPVELDIKESAQGGMGPHGLVIGATGSGKSEVLRTFVLGLAVTHSPDALNLVLVDFKGGATFLGLDSLPHVSAVITNLEEELILVDRMQDALAGELNRRQELLRQAGNYGSLRDYEDDRAKGKPLEPMPSLWIVVDEFSELLSAKPEFIELFVMIGRLGRSLGVHLLLASQRLEEGKLRGLDTHLSYRVGLRTFSAGESRVVLGVPDAYELPREPGGGYLKVGTEGLVRFKAAYVGGTYEPSALAAGPGRKPPPKPGERRWVPRITAYTTDYVEPEIVQVPVDPEPEEVPAYPQQERPEARVLIDLVVDQLRSMGRAAHQVWLPPLDTPPTLDSLLPGPLTVSPDNGLTVDWEGRGLLRAPVALVDKPYYQRRDPMWLDLAGAGGHVGIVGGPQSGKSTLLRSLIASYSLTHRLDEVAFYCLDFGGGTLSALLGLPHVGGVATRLDADAIRRTVGELTTLLEQRERAFTDAGIDSIATYRRMRRSGRIQPDRFAADVFLVVDGWGTVRADHEAVESAVTTLAARGLGFGIHVVATANKWSEFRMAIKDLIQTRLELKVGDPYDSEIDRRAAANVPANRPGRGLSPEQLHFLGALPRIDGAEDAEDVAEGVHAMVAAIADAWQGPAAPPVRLLPEELPLQRLPQVGADPRPGVPIGIDEDELAPVYLNLDEEPHLVVFGSNECGKSNLLEVIARGVVDRHPPNEARLIMIDYRRALLDAVSGDHLIGYAASSDAATSLLKDVGAALRKRLPGPDVTPEQLRNRSWWQGSDLYLIVDDYELVATSSGNPLAPITDLVSQARDIGLHVIIARGFGGAGRVMYDPIVQRIRDMGNPGLIMSGSKEEGQLWGGVRGAPLPPGRGTLVSRRLGTRLIQTAYVKSTTDEPLP
- the eccD gene encoding type VII secretion integral membrane protein EccD, producing MDANSGVELCRVTVVAPRTRMDLALPTDTPLADLLPTLLRYAGENPDDPAFLRGGWVLQRLGESSFDPSLHLSGLGVRDGDVLHLRHREGAIPEFAFDDVADAVAVATRERRAAWQPSDARTTALAVAGTFFALGALVALTTGPSWVLQSVVAVVAAVGLVGGGTAMSRAFGQPDAGVLLAAAGVGYAGVGGLLVLGGDHRLGDFGAPQALVGCALVLVLATVSAFAVAAGWDGFLGVAAIALVGALAAAAVLVLSASAGVVAAATVALALGLMPFLPTICARLAQLPLPQLPTSSEDLRRQSGVLPGPTVLQQAVVADRLVAALIAATTTVCAVGAVYLTRQPGWFGPALVGVTGLALVLRSRHFRGRTHRRWLVCGGVACAALLVWRLATGGAGAGTVLAVGVPCLLVAAALGAWAVNAPGRRLSPYWARYTDLFEVLVLLTVVPLAFGAMGVYDAIIALLS
- a CDS encoding type VII secretion protein EccE — its product is MSAVRTPQPAARTGSSPANGRRRDRRDRRDDRRADSPGGPRRRVRLRRSYPGRHLGALPVATLVAWQVAVGLLAAGVAVGGVLLVLGAVVFLAVVLGTAVWWNGRPLWRWLAVWTRFRRRNAQAAPGPPHDPGLAPLREWLPAFELSAVAGRRGERPAGVAHDGTGYVVVLGPRGDDLIASADPVRVPLGALANVGDAEGVRLASAQLLVRTLPAPAPTLGAYAAQLGASYAEISGRSTPAATSWWVALRLEPSRDGTSVTLDGTDVDAVSRALRTTVGWATKVLSSSGLPCRPLDESELREVLDLTLGVDAQRATGAPRERRTTESWRGWSCDGAAHVSGWLRSWPRTGIPSLSRVLAAMAGLPVQSAVASLALTWAPDRTVRTTTFVRVVADDAKLARTAFRQLTKAGARSRIGIVRLDGEQTPGLIATIPMGGGAR